In one Acomys russatus chromosome X, mAcoRus1.1, whole genome shotgun sequence genomic region, the following are encoded:
- the Cmc4 gene encoding cx9C motif-containing protein 4 isoform X2 — protein MPSSPRTCFLDMPQKDPCQKQACEIQKCLQANNYMESKCQAVIQELRKCCARYPKGRSLVCSGFEKEEEEILALKSGSK, from the exons ATGCCCTCATCACCAAGGACTTG ttttctggATATGCCACAAAAGGATCCATGCCAGAAACAAGCCTGTGAAATACAAAAATGTTTACAAG CCAACAACTATATGGAATCAAAGTGTCAGGCTGTCATCCAAGAACTTCGTAAGTGTTGTGCTCGATATCCCAAGGGAAGATCTCTTGTCTGCTCAGGAtttgagaaagaagaggaagaaatcctAGCACTGAAGTCTGGATCCAAGTAA
- the Cmc4 gene encoding cx9C motif-containing protein 4 isoform X1, whose translation MYLSLISPAANLPAFPSSILFLDMPQKDPCQKQACEIQKCLQANNYMESKCQAVIQELRKCCARYPKGRSLVCSGFEKEEEEILALKSGSK comes from the exons ATGTATTTGTCGCTTATTTCCCCTGCAGCAAATTTAcctgcctttccttcttccatcct ttttctggATATGCCACAAAAGGATCCATGCCAGAAACAAGCCTGTGAAATACAAAAATGTTTACAAG CCAACAACTATATGGAATCAAAGTGTCAGGCTGTCATCCAAGAACTTCGTAAGTGTTGTGCTCGATATCCCAAGGGAAGATCTCTTGTCTGCTCAGGAtttgagaaagaagaggaagaaatcctAGCACTGAAGTCTGGATCCAAGTAA
- the Cmc4 gene encoding cx9C motif-containing protein 4 isoform X3, giving the protein MPQKDPCQKQACEIQKCLQANNYMESKCQAVIQELRKCCARYPKGRSLVCSGFEKEEEEILALKSGSK; this is encoded by the exons ATGCCACAAAAGGATCCATGCCAGAAACAAGCCTGTGAAATACAAAAATGTTTACAAG CCAACAACTATATGGAATCAAAGTGTCAGGCTGTCATCCAAGAACTTCGTAAGTGTTGTGCTCGATATCCCAAGGGAAGATCTCTTGTCTGCTCAGGAtttgagaaagaagaggaagaaatcctAGCACTGAAGTCTGGATCCAAGTAA
- the Mtcp1 gene encoding protein p13 MTCP-1 → MAREDVGAPPDRLWVHQEGIYRDEYQRTWVAVVEEETSFLKARIQQVQVPLGDATRPSHLLTSQLPLMWQLYPEERYMDNNSRLWQIQHHLMVRGVQELLLKLLPND, encoded by the exons ATGGCAAGAGAGGATGTGGGGGCTCCACCCGATCGTCTCTGGGTTCACCAAGAAGGTATCTACCGCGACGAATATCAGCGCACATGGGTAGCTGTGGTGGAAGAG GAGACAAGTTTTCTAAAGGCTCGAATCCAGCAAGTTCAGGTTCCCTTAGGTGATGCAACTAGGCCAAGTCACCTTCTTACCTCCCAACTACCTCTCATGTGGCAACTCTACCCAGAGGAGCGCTACATGGATAACAACTCTCGCTTGTGGCAGATTCAGCATCATTTAATG GTCAGGGGAGTACAGGAACTACTGCTGAAACTTTTGCCTAATGATTAA
- the Brcc3 gene encoding lys-63-specific deubiquitinase BRCC36, which yields MAVQVVQAVQAVHLESDAFLVCLNHALSTEKEEVMGLCIGELNDDIRSDSKFTYTGTEMRTVAEKVDTIRIVHIHSVIILRRSDKRKDRVEISPEQLSAASTEAERLAELTGRPMRVVGWYHSHPHITVWPSHVDVRTQAMYQMMDQGFVGLIFSCFIEDKNTKTGRVLYTCFQSIQAQKSSEYERIEIPIHIVPHITIGKVCLESAVELPKILCQEEQDAYRRIHSLTHLDSVTKIHNGSVFTKNLCSQMSAVSGPLLQWLEDRLEQNQQHLQELQQEKEELMKELSSLE from the exons ATGGCGGTGCAGGTGGTGCAAGCTGTGCAGGCGGTTCATCTTGAGTCTGACGCGTTCCTAGTTTGTCTCAACCATGCTTTGAGcacagaaaaggaggaggtgATGGGTCTATGtataggggag CTGAATGATGACATAAG GAGTGACTCCAAATTTACATACACTGGAACTGAAATGCGCACAGTTGCAGAAAAG GTGGATACCATCAGAATtgttcacatccattctgtcatcATCTTGCGACGTTCGGACAAGAGAAAAGACCGTGTAGAAATTTCTCCAGAACAGCTGTCTGCAGCCTCAACAGAGGCAGAA AGATTGGCTGAATTAACAGGTCGTCCCATGAGAGTTGTTGGCTGGTATCATTCCCACCCTCACATAACTGTATGGCCTTCCCATGTTG atGTTCGTACACAAGCCATGTATCAAATGATGGATCAAGGCTTTGTAGgacttattttttcctgtttcatagaagacaaaaacacaaag actggTCGGGTACTCTACACTTGCTTCCAATCTATACAAGCCCAGAAAAGTTCAGA GTATGAGAGAATTGAAATTCCAATCCATATTGTACCTCATATCACTATTGGGAAAGTATGCCTTGAATCAGCAGTAGAGCTGCCAAAGATCCTGTGTCAGGAAGAACAGGATGCATATAGAAGGATTCACAG CCTTACACATCTGGACTCAGTAACCAAGATCCATAATGGCtcag tGTTTACCAAGAATTTGTGCAGTCAGATGTCAGCAGTCAGTGGCCCTCTACTGCAGTGGTTGGAGGACAGATTGGAACAAAACCAGCAGCATTTGCAGGAGTTGcaacaagaaaaggaagagctTATGAAAGAGCTGTCTTCCCTAGAATAA